From the genome of Notolabrus celidotus isolate fNotCel1 chromosome 5, fNotCel1.pri, whole genome shotgun sequence, one region includes:
- the fam53c gene encoding protein FAM53C, with protein MPESSYWQLCPPSKSGLQGGLLSSSFPPGPLPLVPPDAHLQEGSDPLDGPSQPQQHRPLAPSTSASELSLPGAPVAPPGPGPPPPPPPPPKRHCRSLSVPEDLSRCRYTWRPSASRVWTPVSRQQCHGGAGGGVTAGVVGVGGGGIGAGASGGGACPLRAPSSSLNSSLHSSSSPTFFSLALSPDSPLPWTFPWDPSEAAAGGGACCCFFPSPSSCSSSPSPLHPPPPPQRRFSLSPVLIRDSAASTFLPPPRVPSHAMAPPPQGCATMVGAARGGPVPASPSSACSTPSSLRRSLPPQLPRCHSQPCDLLLLKPGLKRRRDPDRPCARPVLDFTKMTQTRSIDPQLLERGGGRLACGGDVCMGMESFMGDFRRSCSPAECLGRSSIGPLSESDEECREDDDDDEDDGEEEVEEREAAQQAVFERDCTELDLNLIEEN; from the exons ATGCCTG agaGCAGCTACTGGCAGCTCTGCCCTCCCTCTAAGTCTGGCCTGCAGGGGGGGTTACTGAGCTCTAGTTTCCCCCCCGGCCCCCTCCCTCTGGTGCCCCCTGATGCTCACCTGCAGGAGGGGAGCGACCCCCTGGATGGCCCCTCTCAGCCGCAGCAGCATCGGCCCCTGGCCCCCAGCACCTCTGCCTCCGAGCTGTCCCTCCCCGGGGCCCCGGTGGCCCCTCCTGGCCCCGggccccctccccctcctccccctccccccaaacGTCACTGCCGCTCGCTGTCGGTGCCCGAGGACCTGTCACGCTGCCGCTACACCTGGAGGCCCAGTGCGTCCAGGGTATGGACTCCCGTCAGCCGCCAGCAGTGCCATGGGGGCGCAGGGGGAGGGGTCACAGCTGGAGTTGTTGGGGTGGGAGGAGGGGGTATAGGGGCGGGTGCATCCGGGGGCGGAGCCTGTCCTCTTAGGGCTCCTAGCTCGTCTCTGAACTCCTCGCTGCACTCGTCGTCCAGCCCGACTTTCTTCAGCCTGGCGCTGTCCCCAGACTCCCCGCTGCCCTGGACCTTTCCCTGGGATCCCAGCGAGGCGGCGGCAGGGGGAGgagcctgctgctgcttcttcccctccccctcatcctgctcttcctcaccctctcccctccaccctcctccccctcctcagaggcgtttctccctctcccctgTACTCATAAGAGACTCAGCGGCATCCACCTTCCTCCCCCCGCCTCGTGTTCCGAGCCATGCGATGGCTCCACCTCCACAAGGCTGCGCCACCATGGTGGGAGCAGCCAGAGGGGGCCCGGTGCCAGCCTCCCCCTCCTCGGCCTGCAGCACGCCGTCGTCTCTGCGCCGCAGTCTGCCCCCTCAGCTGCCCCGCTGCCACTCGCAGCCCTGTGACCTTCTGCTGCTCAAACCGGGTCTGAAGAGACGCCGAGACCCTGACAGACCCTGTGCCCGGCCTGTCCTGGACTTCACCAAAATGACCCAG ACGCGCAGCATCGACCCTCAGTTACTGGAGCGTGGTGGTGGCAGGCTGGCCTGCGGCGGGGACGTCTGTATGGGCATGGAGTCCTTCATGGGAGACTTCCGGCGCTCATGCTCGCCAGCCGAGTGTCTGGGCAGGTCCAGCATCGGCCCGCTGAGCGAGAGCGACGAGGAGTGCCGCGAGGATGATGACGATGACGAGGACGAcggggaggaggaggtagaggagcGCGAGGCGGCGCAGCAGGCCGTGTTCGAGAGGGATTGTACAGAACTGGACCTGAACTTAATCGAAGAAAACTGA